One stretch of Lysobacter sp. KIS68-7 DNA includes these proteins:
- a CDS encoding O-antigen ligase family protein, giving the protein MSSNRRLSVSSVAFALFAALYLASSMGLAAVLLADDRGVANNPVLFIVYWGVLYGASIFLYAMGGAVRVERRVLLLAGLGFFATASALWSVSSATSVKYGASLLMNVPFCAWLVRRFDVPQLLRLVYWTILGMVVVSLVLSLAGADIVRYIDIHDRDDLLGNEPIRGLFNHKITAGLYAAFALLLSTVVKSKAVRAIAGAVLFFFVLRTGSASALALLAISIALVAIVRFAVASGMSTRRFAAIFAATALATTVAAVFLGGPVLEFLGRDPTLTGRTVLWGWGIDAFLQRPFLGWGYQAYFESIDAYWNLMSYVQFQNYDVPHFHNAYIQTAVDLGIFAVVAYVALLASAFSRSFDAYRAGKDVIHAQLAALILTILIAGVFINVFLVYNNFTTLLAFVAFLAAGTGRPKRNLAHE; this is encoded by the coding sequence ATGTCTTCCAATCGCCGCCTTTCGGTGAGCAGCGTCGCGTTCGCGCTCTTTGCTGCCCTCTACCTCGCCTCGTCCATGGGCCTGGCTGCAGTGTTGCTGGCCGACGATCGCGGCGTTGCCAACAACCCGGTGCTCTTCATCGTGTACTGGGGCGTCCTCTACGGCGCTTCCATCTTCCTGTACGCCATGGGCGGCGCCGTTCGCGTCGAGCGGCGGGTTCTGTTGCTCGCGGGTCTGGGATTCTTTGCCACGGCGTCGGCGCTGTGGTCCGTTTCTTCGGCAACCTCGGTCAAGTACGGTGCGTCCCTGCTCATGAACGTCCCGTTCTGCGCATGGCTGGTCAGGCGGTTCGATGTCCCGCAGCTGCTGCGCCTGGTCTACTGGACGATCCTCGGGATGGTCGTGGTGAGTTTGGTGCTGTCGCTGGCCGGCGCGGACATCGTGCGCTACATCGACATCCACGACCGCGACGACCTGCTGGGGAACGAACCGATCCGCGGTTTGTTCAACCACAAGATCACGGCCGGGTTGTATGCGGCGTTCGCGCTGCTGCTCTCCACCGTCGTGAAGTCGAAGGCGGTGCGCGCCATCGCAGGCGCGGTGCTGTTCTTCTTCGTGCTCAGGACCGGGTCGGCATCTGCGCTGGCGTTGTTGGCGATCTCGATCGCATTGGTCGCGATCGTCCGGTTTGCGGTGGCGAGCGGCATGTCGACGCGGCGCTTCGCGGCGATCTTCGCAGCGACGGCCCTCGCAACGACCGTGGCGGCGGTGTTCCTGGGTGGACCGGTGCTCGAGTTCCTCGGGCGCGATCCCACGCTGACTGGTCGGACCGTGCTGTGGGGGTGGGGCATCGATGCCTTCCTCCAGAGACCGTTCCTCGGGTGGGGTTACCAGGCGTACTTCGAAAGCATCGACGCCTACTGGAACCTCATGTCCTACGTGCAGTTCCAGAACTACGACGTCCCGCATTTCCACAACGCGTACATCCAGACGGCGGTGGACCTCGGGATCTTCGCGGTCGTGGCGTACGTCGCCCTCCTTGCGTCGGCGTTCTCGCGCAGCTTCGATGCCTACCGGGCGGGCAAGGACGTCATCCACGCGCAGTTGGCTGCGTTGATCCTGACGATCCTCATCGCGGGCGTCTTCATCAACGTCTTCCTCGTCTACAACAACTTCACGACCTTGCTGGCGTTCGTCGCGTTCCTCGCGGCGGGAACAGGCCGCCCGAAACGGAACCTCGCGCATGAATGA